CGACGACCTCGTTGCCCCGACGACCGATGAAGCCGAACGCCATCGGATCGGCTTCAGCATCGTCGGGCAGTGTCTGCACTATCGCATCGCCGAGCCGATCGTCCGGCTCTTGATCTCGCCGGAAGAGTACAAGCAGAACGATCCTTTGCGCTTGGCGGACCATATCAGTCGTTGGACGTTGGCGGCTCTCGGCGCTGGCCCGACTCTCGGTTGCTCGCTCGCCCTGAGCGCTAGTTCTTCCGCGGCGCCCAGCGCGCCGGAGGCGGGAGCATGAACTGGATCGCTTGGAAAATGCTGACCGGCAATCGGGGCAAATACATCGCGATCATCATGGGAGTGATGTTCGGCGCGTTTCTCATTACGCAGCAGGCCTCGGTGTTTTGCGGTTTGATGTCGCTCACGACGAGCCAAATCAAAGACATCGAAGGGGCCGAGATTTGGGTGATGGACAAGAACATGCAGTACGTCGACGACATCAAGCCGATGGCCGACAACGAACTGTGGCGCGTCCGCGGAGTCGAGGGAGTCGATTGGGCCGTGCGCCTCTATAAAGGAATCACGCGGGCCCGGCTCCTCGACGGCACCTTCCAGCAGATCATCATGATCGGGCTCGACGATGCCACGATGATCGGCGCGCCGCGCGACATCATCGTCGGCTCGCTCGACGATCTTCGTCGGCCCGACGCCGTGATCATGGATGAAGCCGGCTTTCATCAACTCTGGCCGAACGAGAAGCCGGTTGCCGGCAAGTCGTTCGAGATGAACGACCGCCGAGCCGTGATCGTCGGCATTTGCAAATCGCGCAAGACGTTCATGACGTTTCCGATCATCTACACGCGCTACAGCCAAGCGGTGTCGTACGTGCCGATGGAGCGCAAGGTGTTGTCGTTCGTGCTGGCGAATCCTTCGCCCGGCATTCCGGCGGAAGAGATTTGCCGCCGCATTCAAGCACAGACCGACTTGCAAGCGCAAACGCGCGAGCAATTCACTTGGACGACGATCTGGTACTACTTTCGTAAGACCGGCATTCCCTTCAACTTCTTCACGACGGTACTGCTCGGCTTCATCGTCGGCGCGGCGATCTGCGGGCAGACGTTCTATATGTTCACGCTGGAAAACCTGAAGCAGTTCGGCGCGCTCAAGGCGATGGGAGCCCGCAACATTCAATTGATCGGCATGATTCTGTTGCAAGCGATGATCGTCGGCTTCATCGGGTTCAGTCTCGGGGTCGGTTCGGTCGCGTTTCTGTTCGGCGAAGTGATTATGAAAAAGACCGATAAGCTGGCGTTTTTGATGCCCCCCGAGGTCCTCATCATGACGGCCGTCTCGATCTTCGTGATGGTCACGTTCTCGAGCTTGTTCAGCATGTGGCGCGTCCTGCGACTAGAGCCGGCCGTGGTGTTCAAAGGCTAAAGATGAACGGCAACTCCAACCCGACGACGATCGAAACGAAACCGCGCCGCGGCGACGCGCGCGATGTCGCCGTCGCATGTCGGGGCGTGACGAAAGAATTCGGCGTCGGCGATGCGATGGTCAAAGCGCTGCGCGGCGTCGATCTCGATATCTACGCCGGTGAGCTCTCGCTCCTCGTCGGGCCCAGCGGCTGCGGGAAGACGACGCTCCTCTCCGTGATCTGCGGCATTCTGAATCCGACGGCCGGAGCGATCCACGTGCTCGGCACCGATATCGCGACGCTCAAGGGAGGCCGCCTGGTGCGCTTCCGGGGCGACAACGTCGGCTTCGTGTTTCAGCAATTCAATTTGCTGCCGGCGCTCACGGCGGTCGAGAACGTCTGCGTGCCGCTGTTGCTGCACGGCGTGCCGCGCCGCACGGCACTCGTCAAAGCGTATGAAATGTTGGAGAAGGTCAATCTCTCCAACCGGGCCGATTCGCCGCCGGCGAACCTTTCCGGCGGCCAGCAGCAGCGCGTCGCGATCGCTCGCGCGTTGATCCATGAACCGCGCCTGCTGGTTTGCGACGAGCCGACTTCCGCGCTCGACGCGAAGACCGGTCACACGATCATGGAACTGTTGCGCGCCATCGCTTTGGAAAGTCATCGGGCCGTCGTCGTCGTGACGCACGACCCGCGGGTCTACGAGTTCGGCGATCGCATCGCAAGTATGGAAGACGGTCGCGTCGTCGGGGTCGAAGAGAAATCGCCTGTGCGACCGACACCGCAAGAAACATCTCAGAGTTAAGGAATCGGAACGATGATTACTCGCTGGGGCCTCCCGCTCGCCGCCGTGTTTTTGTTGGCGTTCGCCGTCGTGCATGTCATGAAAGCGCAACAACCGCAATCGCCGCTCGCCCCTCCCGCGCAGCCGCCGAAGGCTCCTTACGCGCACACGGTGGCGGGAACCGGTTTGGTCGAACCGCAGACCGAAAACATTTCCGTCGGCTCGCAAGTGCCGGGCGTGGTCGTCGAGGTGTTCGTCAAAGTGAATCAAAAAGTGAAGGCGAACGATCCGCTGTTTCGGCTCGACGACCGCGACCTGCGCGCCATGTTCCGGCTTAAGCAAGCCGAGCTCGCGCAGGCGCAAAGCCAACTCACGCGCTTGAAGCAGCTGCCGCGCGACGAAGATCGCCCCGTGGCCCGCGCGAAAGTCACCGAGACCGAGGCGAATCTTAAGGATAAGGCCTCGCTTTACGAGCGCTCGATCCAGCTTCGTCAGTCGAACGCCGTGAGCGTCGAAGAACTCACCTCGCGCGAGCAGATGTTCTTGGTCGCTCGCGCTCAAGCCGAGTATGCCAAAGCGCAGCTCGAACTTCTGGAAGCCGGCACCTGGAAATACGATCTCCAAGTCGCCGAGCAAACGCTGCTGCAAGCTCAGGCTCAGATCGACCAAGTGCAAACGAACATCGATCGGCTCGTCGTCCGAGCGCTCGTCGACGGCGAAGTGCTGCAATTGAACGTCCGGCCCGGCGAGTATGTCGGCTCGACCCCCGGCCAAGCTTTCGTCGTGTTGGGGAACGTCGACAAGCTGCACGTTCGGGCCAGCATCGACGAATACGACATTCCTCGCTTCCGCGCCGGAGCGAAGGCCCGCGCGATGTTGAAGGGGATGCCCGAACGACAATACGCGCTGACGTTCGTACGGGTCGAGCCGTTCGTCGTGCCGAAGAAATCGTTGACCGGGGAGAATACGGAACGGGTCGACACACGCGTCTTGCAAGTGATCTATTCCGTCGACGCGACGAGCGATCGGCTGTATGTCGGCCAGCAGCTCGACGTGTTCATCGATGCCGATGCTTCGGCAACCGCGTCGCGATAGAGAACCACGTCGCGCTGGAGATGCCGTTACGGGGCGGGTTCGGTCGTCATTTGTTTCGAGGGGACGAACTGCGCCACGATCCAGCAAGCCGCGGCCCACGACAGGCCGGCGATCCAGCCGCCGACGACGTCGCTTGGGTAATGCACGCCGAGAAAGATGCGACTCACGCCGACGAGCAACGTGAGTAGGGCACCCCAAAACAGGCAGTAGGCCTTCGCCCAACGACCCCGCACGGCCTTGGCAAACATCACGCCGATCGTGAGATACACGACCGCCGAAAGCATCGCATGGCCGCTCGGAAAGCTCAGGCTCGTCACTTCGCGCAAGTGCGGCACGATCGTCGGCCGGGGGCGTGCGAAGCAGAGTTTGAGCACGAAAGTCGAGCAAACGCCGCCGCCGATCGCCATCACCGAGAGCCAAGCGACCCGAATCTGCCGCTCCATAAAGAGGAAGCCGATCATCGCGGCGGAAAACATTCCGAGCGTCAGCGGGCTCCCCAGCGCCGTGGCATCGAGCATGCCCCCCTTGAGCCATGCGGGGCCGATCGGCACGGCGAGATCATGCGGGCTGCGCAGCGCCAGCAAGATGCTCTCGTCGAGCTTCTGCGTCGCTCCGGCCGTGATTTCGTCGGCAAGCTCCGTGAACAAGTAGCATAGAAACAGAAACAACGACGCCATCCCGACGAACACGAGCTCGCGCCGGCGCGTGCGCCAAACGTGCGCCGCATAGCGCGGCAGAACGAGGGCGAGGCGAGCGGCATCTTGGAACATCGCGAGTTTCTCTTCGGAGCGGCGGGGAAGTCCGCAGCTAGTCTACTCGTCGCGACTGCCGCCTGAAAATATCGAGACGTAGTAGAACAACGTCAGCACGCTTTGCAGCGTCGCGGCGACATACGTCCACGCGGCGGCATCGAGCACGTTGTTGACGTGCGACATCTGCTGCGCAGGCACGATGCCGAGCGACACTAGTTGGTCCTTCGCACGGCTGCTCGCGTTGAACTCGACCGGCAAGTTGACGAGTTGAAAGAAAACGGTGCCGCTGAAGAGCAAGATGCCGGCCCAGAACAAGAACGGCAAATGCATGAGAAGGCCGATGACGAGCAAGCCCATGCTGATGCCACCCCCGAAACTAGCGACCGGCACGGCGGCATTGCGAATCGACATCGGGGCGTAGGAGACCGCGTCTTGGATGGCGTGGCCGGCTTCGTGCGCGGCGATGCCGACCGCCGCCAACGAACGGCCTCGATAATTCTCCGGACTAAGCCGCAGCACCTTTTGCCGCGGATCGTAATGATCGGAGAGAAAGCCCGGCGTTTCCTCGACCGCGACTTGCTCGAGGCCTGCGGAGTCGAGAATATGGCGCGCCGCGGCGGCACCGCTCAACGGCGCCGGCTCTTGCTTCGCGGCTGCGTACGCGGAGTGAACTTTCATCTCGGCCCACACGGCCAACAGCAACGCCGGAGCAACCCACAGCAAATACTCGAAGTTGAAAAACATCATCTTCCGAAACCCTCTTGGTAACGCCTGACCGCGAGACCGGCGGTCGGGCCGAAACGCTCGCTTCGGCGTTTCGGTGGCTGAATAGCACGCAGTGTCTCTCAGTGTCTCGCAGCATGGAGACATCCGTACATACTACGTGTGCGCTCGATAAAGAGTTTGGCGAGCCGCCGCGGTTGCAGCCTATCTAAATGGTCGGAAACGACTTGCGCCGCTGCCGCTACGATCGACGGAATCGCTTGATGCTTTGCAGCGCCCGCAGAATCCGCATTTTTACATTTCCGGTCGAGTCGTTTCGGCATTTTCTCGATAGGATGGAGTCGCGCGTCCGTGCGCTCGGATTTCCGAGTCGTGGCGGGTTCCAAGGAGGGGAGCGACGCGCCTCGGTCGTATTTTCGGCAAGCCCTCCGGAACCAGTTCATGTCTCGTTTTTCTTTGTTCGCCACGCGCGTCGAGTCGTCGAACGCGCTCGCTTTGTCTTGCTTGCTCGTGGCGCTCGTGCTTTCCGGCTGCGAAAAAGAAGTCGCGCTCCCGACGACCCCCGTCGAGGCTCCGGCCGTCGAAGGACCGGTTTCCGATGCCGATCTTGCGGCCCGAGTCGACTCGGCGATCCGCGTTACGGAAAACCGGGTGCTCGACATCAACGTCAACAACGCGTGGCAAGTCGTCCACGGCATTCTCGCCTACGGTCCGAACCTAAAGATGACGGTCGACGGAAAAGATATCTCCGCCCTCCGCTTCCTCTTCGACGGCAACACGATGAAGGGCTGGAACCTGTATCCGACCACGCACGGCCTTGAGGCGGAACTGCGGCCGGGGAGCTCGGAAGCGCAAGGGCATCCCGATCAGTGGATCGGATATCTCTCGCAGTGCGGCGTGAAGCTCGACGATCCGATCGTCATCACGGTCGATAAGGTGAAGCAACCGCACAAGTTTCGTGAGATGATCGAACAAGCGAAATGGAACATCCATGAAGGGATGGAAGCGACCTGGACGTTGATGGCCTTCGCCGAATACTCGAGCGACGACTATCTGCCGATCTTCGGCACCTGGAAGAACAGTACCGGCCAAGAATGGACGCTGGAAAAGCTCGTCGGCATGGAAGCAGACGCCGGCATCGAAGGAGCGGCGTGCGGCGGCTCGCATCGTCTGTATGCGCTGGCCGAAGCGGTGAAGTTGTACAAAAAGACGGGCAAGCCGCTAACCGGCGGTTGGGAGAAAGCGGACAAAGTCGTTAAAAACGCGATTCAAAAAGCGCGCGAATATCAGCAGCCCGACGGCGGCTTCTCGACCAATAAGTTTTATAGTTCGCGAATCTCGGCCGACGTCGATTCTCGGATCGACAGCACCGGCCACGTGCTCGAAGTGCTCGCCTACGCGCTCGACGACGAAGAGCTCCGCTCCCCGTGGTTCACCCGCGCGGTCTTGTTTCTCACGAAGAAGATCGACGAATCGAAAAACATTCCGATCTCTTGCGGCGGCCTTTATCACGGCGCACACGGCTTGATGCTCTACCGCGATCGACGCTTCGGCAAGCCTGCCGGCGTCGTTGCAAAATAGCCGCTTTGTAGCCGCACAGTAGCCGACGAATAAGCTGCCGAATCAGTTGCTCGTCGCATTTCTTTCGCCGCGCGCTCTGCGCTCTCGGCGCGCATTCGTCGTTGCCGGCATCTCCGTGCAGCGGCATTTTCGCAAGCCG
This sequence is a window from Planctomycetia bacterium. Protein-coding genes within it:
- a CDS encoding zinc metallopeptidase, with translation MMFFNFEYLLWVAPALLLAVWAEMKVHSAYAAAKQEPAPLSGAAAARHILDSAGLEQVAVEETPGFLSDHYDPRQKVLRLSPENYRGRSLAAVGIAAHEAGHAIQDAVSYAPMSIRNAAVPVASFGGGISMGLLVIGLLMHLPFLFWAGILLFSGTVFFQLVNLPVEFNASSRAKDQLVSLGIVPAQQMSHVNNVLDAAAWTYVAATLQSVLTLFYYVSIFSGGSRDE
- a CDS encoding ABC transporter permease, which produces MNWIAWKMLTGNRGKYIAIIMGVMFGAFLITQQASVFCGLMSLTTSQIKDIEGAEIWVMDKNMQYVDDIKPMADNELWRVRGVEGVDWAVRLYKGITRARLLDGTFQQIIMIGLDDATMIGAPRDIIVGSLDDLRRPDAVIMDEAGFHQLWPNEKPVAGKSFEMNDRRAVIVGICKSRKTFMTFPIIYTRYSQAVSYVPMERKVLSFVLANPSPGIPAEEICRRIQAQTDLQAQTREQFTWTTIWYYFRKTGIPFNFFTTVLLGFIVGAAICGQTFYMFTLENLKQFGALKAMGARNIQLIGMILLQAMIVGFIGFSLGVGSVAFLFGEVIMKKTDKLAFLMPPEVLIMTAVSIFVMVTFSSLFSMWRVLRLEPAVVFKG
- a CDS encoding phosphatase PAP2 family protein; protein product: MFQDAARLALVLPRYAAHVWRTRRRELVFVGMASLFLFLCYLFTELADEITAGATQKLDESILLALRSPHDLAVPIGPAWLKGGMLDATALGSPLTLGMFSAAMIGFLFMERQIRVAWLSVMAIGGGVCSTFVLKLCFARPRPTIVPHLREVTSLSFPSGHAMLSAVVYLTIGVMFAKAVRGRWAKAYCLFWGALLTLLVGVSRIFLGVHYPSDVVGGWIAGLSWAAACWIVAQFVPSKQMTTEPAP
- a CDS encoding ABC transporter ATP-binding protein, with protein sequence MNGNSNPTTIETKPRRGDARDVAVACRGVTKEFGVGDAMVKALRGVDLDIYAGELSLLVGPSGCGKTTLLSVICGILNPTAGAIHVLGTDIATLKGGRLVRFRGDNVGFVFQQFNLLPALTAVENVCVPLLLHGVPRRTALVKAYEMLEKVNLSNRADSPPANLSGGQQQRVAIARALIHEPRLLVCDEPTSALDAKTGHTIMELLRAIALESHRAVVVVTHDPRVYEFGDRIASMEDGRVVGVEEKSPVRPTPQETSQS
- a CDS encoding efflux RND transporter periplasmic adaptor subunit; the protein is MITRWGLPLAAVFLLAFAVVHVMKAQQPQSPLAPPAQPPKAPYAHTVAGTGLVEPQTENISVGSQVPGVVVEVFVKVNQKVKANDPLFRLDDRDLRAMFRLKQAELAQAQSQLTRLKQLPRDEDRPVARAKVTETEANLKDKASLYERSIQLRQSNAVSVEELTSREQMFLVARAQAEYAKAQLELLEAGTWKYDLQVAEQTLLQAQAQIDQVQTNIDRLVVRALVDGEVLQLNVRPGEYVGSTPGQAFVVLGNVDKLHVRASIDEYDIPRFRAGAKARAMLKGMPERQYALTFVRVEPFVVPKKSLTGENTERVDTRVLQVIYSVDATSDRLYVGQQLDVFIDADASATASR